The following are encoded together in the Silurus meridionalis isolate SWU-2019-XX chromosome 2, ASM1480568v1, whole genome shotgun sequence genome:
- the b3gat2 gene encoding galactosylgalactosylxylosylprotein 3-beta-glucuronosyltransferase 2, with amino-acid sequence MKSIFYSRFFILLPWVLIVIIVIDIDTKRSSVRNTAHSYLSRLSSSAPRRDAPVRALNRTAPPPPLPPLIYAITPTYSRAVQKAELTRLANTFRQVPHFHWIVVEDSASRTELVSRFLARGRVPYTHLHVLTPRRFKRAGMPRATEQRNAALTWLRAHRTATDSGVVFFADDDNTYSLELFEEMRSTKGVSVWPVGLVGGRRYERPVVEKGKVVGWYTGWKADRPFAIDMAGFAVNLQVILANPRALFKRRGAKPGMQESDFLKQITKLEELEPKAHNCTQVLVWHTRTEKVNLGNEPKRHQDSVLIEV; translated from the exons ATGAAGTCGATCTTCTACAGCCGCTTTTTCATCCTGCTTCCGTGGGTGCTGATCGTCATCATCGTGATCGACATCGACACGAAGAGGTCCTCCGTGCGCAACACCGCGCACTCGTACCTGTCCCGGCTGAGCAGCAGCGCGCCGCGGCGGGACGCGCCTGTGCGCGCGCTCAACCGCACCGCACCGCCGCCGCCGCTGCCGCCGCTCATCTACGCCATCACCCCCACGTACAGCCGCGCCGTGCAGAAAGCCGAGCTCACGCGCCTGGCCAACACTTTCCGCCAGGTCCCGCACTTTCACTGGATTGTAGTAGAAGACTCGGCAAGTCGCACCGAGCTCGTATCGCGCTTCTTGGCGCGCGGTCGTGTGCCGTACACGCACCTGCACGTGCTCACCCCGCGCCGCTTTAAACGGGCGGGCATGCCGCGCGCCACCGAGCAGAGGAACGCCGCGCTCACGTGGCTCCGCGCGCACCGCACCGCCACCGACTCCGGAGTGGTGTTCTTTGCCGACGATGATAACACGTACAGCCTGGAGCTTTTTGAAGAG aTGCGGTCGACTAAAGGAGTATCCGTATGGCCGGTAGGACTCGTAGGGGGTCGCAGGTACGAACGCCCTGTTGTAGAAAAGGGAAAAGTGGTGGGGTGGTACACAGGCTGGAAGGCTGACCGACCTTTTGCCATCGACATGGCAG GCTTTGCTGTGAACCTTCAGGTGATCCTTGCTAACCCACGAGCTCTATTCAAGAGGAGAGGTGCCAAGCCAGGCATGCAAGAGTCTGACTTCCTCAAACAAATAACCAAACTGGAGGAACTGGAGCCGAAGGCTCACAACTGCACCCAG gtCCTGGTCTGGCACACCCGCACAGAGAAGGTCAACCTGGGCAATGAGCCCAAACGACACCAGGACTCTGTTCTGATCGAGGTCTAG